TTTTGGGTTTAGtttgagtaaataaatataatattttaacctcaaattgattttagatttttattaaaattttctaattagggtttagtTATCACTGTAATTAActctaattttgatttttaaattttgtttttggttattttaaatttaaaaattcaaaatattattttaatattattataaattaataatattatttatgaattagaTTATGTCAAATTTTTATGCTTAAAAATGATCCTAATATTCAAAGAGTTTGGAAGTTAATAGTCAAAATTAGACCAAAAGACTGTGAGTGAAGTCCTGATCAAGAAGGTCATCACCAAAATACCAAATAGGGAGGTAACAAACAACCACATcaagaagagaaaaagaaacaaGAAGGCGATAACCATAGGTACCACAATCCAACGAAGTTTTCAAAAATTGATCTTCCAAAGTTTAATAAAGAAACGCTAATGGATGCTTCTTGATGCTAATTATTTCTTCAACCTGGATGAGATAATAGTCGAAAAATGAAAATTGTTGCCATTTATCTATTAGGAAGAGCAAGATCTTGTTCAGCCTCTTATGTGAACGGGGAAGAAAAATGAGAGGAAATAATAACTTGAAAAgacttaaatacttaaatagaTATAAGAAAAAGATTTGATCCCAATTATTATGATGATCGaggataataatattaagacCTACCTTAACACTTTAATGGTATCAAGAAATACTTGATTAAGGATAATAATATTAAGGTCTACCTTAACATTTTAAAGGTTTTGATTCccaaatattgatttgatttcggataatccaccagaaTCATCCATTCCTATAAATTGGGATAAATTGGGAGGAATGAATATTATTGAGGTGTAATTCACTTTTTCCCATTATCTCCTCTATCCTATTTTTACTGtcttcataattataattataatattataaatatttttatttttataattatattataaagttcttttataaataaaataataatattttttattaatttattaaaagaaatgatattaattatttaaataatattaatgaattatttaaaatataattaataaataaaaatttaataataattacaataattaataataatataatatttgtatataattaattttaaatattatatattaataataaaattataataaattaattaaaatataaaattaaaaataaaataataattttatataaaaatattatttaaaaaaatattagaaaagttaaatatgaaatatttaaataaaattattattaaaaatattataccaagttatatattattaaataaatgattatatttaaccaaaaattatttattcactattaatatacaatattttaaaaaactttatcttacaatatttatgtttaatagatagttttttatttataattaaaaaacttatattcaactttttattattataataattaaaaaatataattaatataataaaatattaaatgtttatattttattaaattatgacacacttaaatattttaaataattatatataaaaataaaaatattttatatttttaattaaataaaatataataaaaaataaaattaaaatattaatactagttttaataacaaaataatagtaataatttttgtttgatagaTCCAAACATTATAAATGGAATGAGAATGATTAATACTTCTAATTAAAACTACACTTCTATAATTATACTATTCTTATTTTATACCTCTATAATCTTATTCATATTTACATTTCCTTAATTAAACCAAATATTCCTCGAACAAAGGTTAGACAGAAATTTTAAGCTATCCGATCATATAAAAAACAGTGGAGGAGATTAGAtgataaaaacaagaaaagatcaAAATACTCTATTTCATGTAATCTGGAAGATGAAAGCATGAACACTTTATTCTttggtaaaataaaattaggacAAATTATACACTATCTTAACAACCAATAGACTGCCTAcctaatatatgttttaaaaatttaaatataattttttttttgggcaAAAGTATAAGCTTAAGTTTAATCAACCACTTTATCTCATAACATTttcacaatttataaaaaaatatataattgaattataagttattttcaaacaaaaaaaaaacaaataatcttattatacattaattaatacaatatattatgaaaagacagtcattaattaatacaataacttGTAGCAGGCCTAGTGTACTGtaagatgatgatgagtagGAGGAACCGAGGAAACTAGAAGGAAGACATGCATGGATGGAGAAAATAGGGTTTTCCAAGTCGAACTGATAATGGTAGAACAAGCAAATCTTCATCAAAGCTCACATCTTTCCCTTcaagttttcttcttcttcttcagttcttcATAGCTCAAGCTCCGTCCACCGGTCTACCGATCATTTTGATCTATTTACTGAGTGAGTTTTTGGAAACCATTCTATATAAAGAATTGTTTTCCGGGTTGATttctaaatttgtatttttaatcaACTGTTTGTCTCAATCTCATAGTCTCTGTTATAGCGTTATGTTAGTAAAGAAACAAGTTGTTCTTATTATAGGTAATCATGACTTCGTCTGAGAAGGTATCAGCACTCGTGGGTTTGAAGAGAACCTGTGTTagtaaaataaaacttattaatctTGCGTGGAATGATCTTGAAGAAAATTTAGATTATTCAGAAAAGGCATTTGATGAAGCTATAATTGATCTCCGGACAAGAGAAGCTGGTTTGAATAAGACCCGTAAGTCCATTGAAGAAAGTAAGGAAGAAGTTGAGTTGTTAAGGAAGTCGGTGGATTCCCGTTTGGATAAATTGCTGCAGAGGGAGAAGCAAGCTGACGATTTGGATCTTAAGGAGAGAGTACTTAATGATCGCTTCAAAAGGCTTGATGAGATCCAAAAACTGCATGAGGAGTCAGGAGAGGCAAACAAAATCAGAGGTAAAGAACTTGATTCTCTTGAAGCCTCCTTCAATCGATCTCTTAAGGAATTCCATTTGAAAGAGAAGTATTTTAAGTTGGACAAGGAAATGTTAGATCTGCAAATGAAAGAGCTTGGACTTAAACAAGAGGAACTTGAGGAGAAGTTGAAAGAAATTGACAAGACTCGAGAATCTGTAGAACACCATGCTAAGGAAGTTGAAATGGAAAGGAATCGTCTTCATGAACAAAGGAGGGATCTTGAGTTAAAAGAGCAACAGTTGACTTCACATAACAGTACTACTGCATTGTTATCAAATGCATTGTCTTCATAACTAATTGCCTTGCAAACTGTTATCAAATGCATTGTTGCTCGTGCACATCAATTATCGTTTCCAGTCAAGCCCCTTATGGAACGAGTTTCCAATTTGCTACAGAAAAAGGCTGGTGATAATAAACGCCCTGGATCTTTCCTTGATTCAAACCCGGAAGCTCACAGGGTCAAGAAAGATTGCAGTGATGTCTCCATTCATGTAAATCTCTTTATCCCTTCATCTTCAGTTAATGATCttaatcatttgaaaacactcaATACCAACTATATTAACTATCAAAGAAAACATAAATGAGTAGTTaaccatgtcattaagtgtTTTGTATAGTTTTAGCTTTTAAGGTATTATCACTTTGAATCTCTCTTATGGTAGTTTACAACTGATTTTAAGTTATTTCTGTTTTCTTTAATGGATGACAGACGAACTTACTTAGTTCATGATAGAACTTTAGTAGAGTGTTTTCTCATCTTGGCATGACCTAGTCAATATTGTCCTAATAATCGGGAGTCCGGTTCTTTTGTTGCAAAATCTCCATGTGCCCTGTTGCGGTCATCACGAGTCgttatatttctaaattttaattaagttggtaaaaaagaaaagaaatcttGAAAAAAAAGCCCTACCCGTTTGTAACCCAAATGTTTTAGTTCTGTCTCTTCATCTTCTATAATCCTTGTTTCACATAGCAGTCTAACACTCCTCTTTCTCTCAATAGACGATTCACGATTTGTAACCCTACTTTACGATTATTTGTCTGAAACAAGC
This is a stretch of genomic DNA from Impatiens glandulifera chromosome 4, dImpGla2.1, whole genome shotgun sequence. It encodes these proteins:
- the LOC124934807 gene encoding WEB family protein At4g27595, chloroplastic-like; its protein translation is MTSSEKVSALVGLKRTCVSKIKLINLAWNDLEENLDYSEKAFDEAIIDLRTREAGLNKTRKSIEESKEEVELLRKSVDSRLDKLLQREKQADDLDLKERVLNDRFKRLDEIQKLHEESGEANKIRGKELDSLEASFNRSLKEFHLKEKYFKLDKEMLDLQMKELGLKQEELEEKLKEIDKTRESVEHHAKEVEMERNRLHEQRRDLELKEQQLTSHNIKPLMERVSNLLQKKAGDNKRPGSFLDSNPEAHRVKKDCSDVSIHETSNEIVAITVSNNSSDKSGRHLVSTFDIVRRSLVLNNGDEIRIDEEDVQCVLNIPRGEIEIVESNGNDSKDLVYNDFLKNWRRRWGLHQNKGAPESNAMPFESEGGGFGRGRGVARLPLLEEDHPEIPDQDHPEIPDQDLGEAQH